The nucleotide window TCGTAGGGTAGCCGTAATACAAGCAATCACCAGGCATCTTgattccccccccccccacacggTTGCGCTTTGCGGCAGGggtaggggtgggggtgggggtaggAGGACACTTGTTCAGAGTTTGCGTTTGATTTTCCCTAACACACGATGTGAAAAGAAATGAAGGGCGCCATGGGTAGTCGTTAGCGAAACGCTGGTGGTAGGCACACAGCACTAGAGTCCTTTCTCTCCAGAGGGTTTTTGCGAAGTTCCTCTTCGCACATGTTCATCCTGAAATAGTAACCTCATCTTCCATTCAGCCTCATTTCCATGCTACGCATCCAAACAAATCcacgcgcgagagagagcaccGTCGAAAGAGCGAAAAAAGTGCAAACACACACTAAGTAAGTCCCATAATAGCCCCGCTAGGACGACATACGATGGACTAGCGTGATAGGAGGGAATAAataggagaggggaggcgacaGGCATAtcgagaagggaaaaggtgGCTGTTGCAAGAGGCCGACGGAAGGCGAAGGCAAGCAGAGACCAGCCTCTATCGCCAACTACATGTACCCCACCACAAATCGCGTGACAGTGCGTCACTCACACACAAGTGCCGCAACAGTACAAGAGCCCAACCTATACAAGAAAAAGAACACACCAATGGAAACACCAAGAGATGGAAAAGTTTCAGCTCTGCATCAACGTGTCAAGAAACAAGCACGGGCCAAGGTGAGGGGTATATCATCTTCACACGTGCTTCAGCTTACCGTTCCACCCTCCTCGCGTGCCCACACAATGGGCACGCATCCGGTGTCCGCACCGCATGCTTGAAGCCGCAAGGCAATGACACGCGTGTAAAGCGTGGAAGGGGAAGGATCGCATAGACAATAtcatctccgccgcaagcccagagcggcgctggtgaacGTCCAACCATAAACCGCAACACCCGCATCCATCACAAgaactaaaaaaaaaaacgaaagaagtctgaaagagaaaaaaaaaaagaggcgaagTAAGCTGAAAACAAAACACCTGCCTTCGCTTCCTCTTAGCTGTAgaggtcgtcgtcgtcagctACGGGCTGCggggcgctgccgccagccGGTGCAACGGCTTCCGCTGGGGCCAGGTTACTACCACCGAAGACGCGGCTCTGCTGCAAGGAGGTCTTGAACATATCGTAGCGCCGAATATCCGCCTCAGAGACGGAGCGGCGGGCTCCgcgcatcgcctcctccacgtgaACACGCGTAATCTCCGGTACTGGGTCGATATTGGCATTCTCGTCCAACTGTCCGCTCTTCTTCAACTCTTCGAGTTGAATTTCCTTGTTGATGGACTCGCGGATGGCCATCTTGCACGCGCGCTGGCAGATACCCGACAGGTCGGCGCCGGAGAAGCCgtgcgtggcggcggcaatcTGATCCACATCGACGTCAGAGGCCAGCGGCGACTTACGAAAGCTCGCCTTAATAATAGCCACACGAGACGCCTTGTCAGGCAGCGGGATGTAGATGAGTTGGTCGAGACGGCCAGGGCGCATGATCGCAGGGTCGAGCACGTCTGGCCGGTTTGTTGCACCAATGATGAAGACATTCTTCTTGACGTTCATACCGTCCATCTCTGTCAGGATTTGGTTGATCACGCGGTCACTCGCGCCCCCATCACCGTGGCCGCCGCGGGACCTAGCGACGGAGTCCAGTTCATCAAAAAAGAGCACGCAAGGGGCGGCAGCCCGGGCCTTGTCGAAGACGTCGCGTACATTCGCCTCCGATTCACCGAACCACATTGTCAGCAGCTCCGGGCCTTTGATAGAGATGAAGTTGGCCTGACACTCCGTCGCAATCGCCTTGGCCAGCAGGGTCTTACCGCAGCCAGGCGGACCGTAGAAGAGGACACCCTTCGGTGGCGACATGCCGTACTTCTCGAACTTCCACGGGTACTCGACGGGATACTgcaccagctcctgcagctcacgCTTGAcgtcgaggaggccgccgacatcctcCCAGACGACGTTCGGCGTTTCCACCTGCGTCTCGCGCAGCGCGGACGGGTTTGTCTTCGCCATAGCCTCGCGAAAGTGCTCCTGTGTTACACACATCGCGTTCATCACCTCGGCATCGATGGTGTCATCCTCCCAGTCAATAACAGAGAGCTTCTCACGAATGCACTGCATGGCAGCCTCCGTGCACAACTGCGCCAAATCGGCGCCGACAAAGCCGTGCGAGTCCTTCGCCACCTTCTCCAGATCAATGTCCTCGGCCAGCTTCATGTTCTTTGTGTGGATGCGAATGATCTCTAGGCGGCCAATCTCATCTGGCACCCCAATGTCGAGCTCTCGGTCGAAGCGGCCAAAGCGACGCAACGCTGGATCGATAGTGTTCTGGCGGTTCGTCGCCGCCATCACGATCACCTGCGAACGCGACTTCATGCCATCCATTAACGTTAGGAGTTGCGAGACGATGcgcttctccacctcgccctgcgccttctcgcgcTTCGGGGCGATGGAGTCGATTTCGTCAATAAAGATGATCGCCGGCGCGTtcctctcggcctcctcaaAGGCCTTGCGCAGGTTACTCTCCGATTCGCCAGCCATCTTGCTCATAATCTCAGGGCCGTTGATgagaaagaagaaagcgcCCGTCTCGTTTGCGACAGCACGCGCGATGAGCGTCTTGCCGCTCCCTGGAGGGCCGTAAAGCAGGATACCACGGGGAGGCTTGATGCCGATGTTTTTGAACAGTTCCGGATGGCGAATGGGGAGCTCGACCATCTCGCGGATCTGATTGAGTTGTTTGCGGCAACCGCCGATGTCGTCGTAGCCCACTCCATcaagcgcctcctcgtcctctcgATGAATCGGATCGCCCTCGGAGTGAATGATCGTGTCTGGCGACACGATGCAGTATTCACCCGGGTCCACCTCCACTACCTTGAATTCCACAGAGCGCATGGCACCACGGCAAACAAAGGAGTCGCCTTTCTTGACGGGCCGATACGACTCCAGAAAGTAGGGCTTCAAGAAGTTCTCGAATAAGTCACCCGAGAGATTCTCCACCGTGTCGTCGATGGGTAACACGTGAATGCGGTTGCCGTACGGAACATCTTTGCAGGAAAAGATGCGAATGGTGTCGCCGAGGTGAATTCGAATGTTGCGGCGCGCGACCTTGTTTATCTTGATCTTCTCTGGCGGGCACTCTTCGTCCTCCATCGCGAtgcagacggtgctgcggtgcttCTTGCCCTTGACGAGAACGGTGTCACCACGGAAGATGTTGAGGTCCTCCATTCGCTTTGGATTCATCGACACAACACTGTTGTCATCGTTGTACGGCTCTTCGACGATGAGCTTGTTTAGCTTTACCTTGGAGTTTCTCATCTCGGGAGGGACGCTCATTGTTGTTTCTGCCTTGTTGTTGTGTCGTTATGTGTAAGATGTTGGTTTTTCCAGCGCCGAGACTAATCAGCGATATATCACTGCGTTTGCGTTTGACTACCGCGATAGAGTGGGTCTCAAGTGTATAGGAGACGTaacggcacacacgcagggcGAGTGCGAAAGGTCCCACCAAGAAGCGCTTTGGGCTGCGGGCTACAAGGGCAACACAAAGGGgagtggaggaagggagaggtgagaggcttcttcacacacgcacgagaaTGGACacagaaaaacaacaacaacaacagaacGAGTGAGCGACAGTTGTCCTAATGAAGTCttcgcagagagagagagagagacgtacgCGAGGTGTTTCTGTTTGTGTGTCTATCTACTTTGCTCGCTTTGCGGAAACTAGCAAGGAGCAACGCAAACGTCTCCTGTTCGAGCCAAGTAGCGGTGGTTGATGTAGTTGGGGAGATGTGAAGAAACAAccaaacgaaaacaaaaacgaaTTGAAGCACAacggtgagggaggagagagtgacgcaaacacacgcacagataCACTGAACTGCGGTGTGTGCAGAGGTGGAGACGACAGAGAATGGTGACAGCAGGTGGATCAAATGAAATCAAGACAGGTAGGAGAAGGTGAGTGAGCGTGCCCTCGAGAAATGGTCTCGCACAGCGGAAGGTGAAAGGGCTTTCCACACTTATGAGCAAGAGAAACGTCTGGGGTAGAAGGAGCGTAGcccaaaaaggggggagcgaATACTGGGAGAGGGGGTTTCGACGACAGCCTTTGCGTGCCGCTCGCAGAACGCAGAGGTGCATCTCTCTTCGAGCTTCGTTGCTTCACATGTGTCGGCTGTTATTCTTgggcatgcgtgtgtgtgtgtgtgtgtgtgttccctTCTCGTGGAGGCATGGAATAAAGGTAGAGCACATCGGGAGATAACCTCTTGCGTTCGGTCGCCGAGGCggcctcccccttctcctcgaTGTCTCTTTGCACAGTTCAACATTTTCCACTCtgaagcaaagaaaaacaaaaaaaaaaaacagcacCAACGCCCGCACAGTCCCCACACCTGCGCCAGCCCATATAGCAGACGTCCTGCCGTGTGGAAGTCATCATTGGAGAACTAGCCTATCAGCCTGAAGTTAGCAGACCTAACAAAGTATACCAAAGGGCACAGCAAACACCGCTTCTAGAGAAGCTAATCGCACCTGTGCACCCCTGTAAGCGGCACTGAGGCGCTGACCCTCTGCATGCATAACGATTGTACGGCCAGTCCTCACTCCCTGCATAGTAACCCACCCATGGTGCCATGAGTTTTGTATGCACTCCACTACCACAGGCATCGGCGAAGCTAcatttttcttcctctcagAACACCCCGATGTTTAGCAGCAACACAGGAGAGccgaggaaagggagaagaaaaactAACATGATGAACCCCACTTGTCAAgcagagagcggaggaaTAGAGGAAGGAGAATGCGTAGAAGGTGCCGCGAATGGCATTCGCCACCCGTCCACACCGacgaagggaaagaaaacaacaacggctgaagaaagaaaaggccGCATAGAAAGCAAACAGGAGAACAAGTAGTATCAGTAAAGAGCAAAGTGAACACAGCAAGGTCCGTTGAGACCGCTTCACTTGGCTGCTAGGGCCAGCCCCTGCCCTCGCCATGTTCTTTTCTCACCCCTTTCGCGGCTGCCTGTCTGGTCACATGCCTCATCTCGGTGCTCAGCGGTGGaaacgggaaaaaaaaaaaacaaagagagaacacGCAGCATAGCGAAGTGTGCCAGAGGTCCTCCACATACTCACCCGCAGTCCTGCAGGTGTTTGGCATCAGAAGAATGACGAGAGAGAACTAAGGAGAtgcaaagagaaagaaaggtCACTCgtgcgcaccaccacgcaGTGGTCAACCACGCTGTTGCCTACTCTACCTCTCGAAGATGGAGACCAAGGTGTAGTACAGACCACCAAACCAGACTACAACTGCTAAGAGTAGGTAGACGTAGTATTGGGATCGAG belongs to Leishmania braziliensis MHOM/BR/75/M2904 complete genome, chromosome 36 and includes:
- a CDS encoding putative transitional endoplasmic reticulum ATPase, with amino-acid sequence MSVPPEMRNSKVKLNKLIVEEPYNDDNSVVSMNPKRMEDLNIFRGDTVLVKGKKHRSTVCIAMEDEECPPEKIKINKVARRNIRIHLGDTIRIFSCKDVPYGNRIHVLPIDDTVENLSGDLFENFLKPYFLESYRPVKKGDSFVCRGAMRSVEFKVVEVDPGEYCIVSPDTIIHSEGDPIHREDEEALDGVGYDDIGGCRKQLNQIREMVELPIRHPELFKNIGIKPPRGILLYGPPGSGKTLIARAVANETGAFFFLINGPEIMSKMAGESESNLRKAFEEAERNAPAIIFIDEIDSIAPKREKAQGEVEKRIVSQLLTLMDGMKSRSQVIVMAATNRQNTIDPALRRFGRFDRELDIGVPDEIGRLEIIRIHTKNMKLAEDIDLEKVAKDSHGFVGADLAQLCTEAAMQCIREKLSVIDWEDDTIDAEVMNAMCVTQEHFREAMAKTNPSALRETQVETPNVVWEDVGGLLDVKRELQELVQYPVEYPWKFEKYGMSPPKGVLFYGPPGCGKTLLAKAIATECQANFISIKGPELLTMWFGESEANVRDVFDKARAAAPCVLFFDELDSVARSRGGHGDGGASDRVINQILTEMDGMNVKKNVFIIGATNRPDVLDPAIMRPGRLDQLIYIPLPDKASRVAIIKASFRKSPLASDVDVDQIAAATHGFSGADLSGICQRACKMAIRESINKEIQLEELKKSGQLDENANIDPVPEITRVHVEEAMRGARRSVSEADIRRYDMFKTSLQQSRVFGGSNLAPAEAVAPAGGSAPQPVADDDDLYS